TGAGACAGGAAATTGTTTATGTTGTAGGCTACTGGGAGGTGACAGTCACCAAGGGGAATGTGCAGGCTCTGGATCcaatgggagagagccaactGGTTAGCTCAGGGGCTGGGTGTCCTCTAGGACCCACACTGTGGGTCCCTTTCACAACAGCCCATCCCGAGATTACTTAACCCCAGGTAGGGAGTGAAGATAGATACTGGGCACAGATtcatttgttctttgatttttttgagtcaggagctcacactgcagcccaggctggcttggaactcactatgtagcccaggctgacctcaaacacactacaatcttcccaagtgttgggattacaggcgtgatCCATACCACTTGACTTCCATCTTTTACGAGTACTACATACTCTACTGCTGAGCTGTATCCCAGACACTCCTTTCATGGGCTCCCTGGTCTCTAAGCTTTTTACATGTACCACCACAGTCCCAGAAAGATCTCTACAGGAATCTTTTCAGGGAGACCGTGCATGTCCCCCCAAAACTGGAGGCCTggatggctagagagatggagcTGCCCCAGGGAGTCCCAAGCAAGGCAGCTGCAGCTGCACACTTTCAGGAGCTGCTAGGAGGAAGAACCGAGAGGGTAAATATGTGTAGGAGACGGGAGAGGCTATGGTTATCAACCACAGTTTCACTGGGAAGCAACCCAAGCATAGaaagggggaggcagggaggctgcCCGATACTGGCCTCCACTGCCCAGTAAAGGCCAACCCTAGCCACTGGGCTCCCCCTGCTGGACCCAAGCAGAAAAGTCCTGTAAATCCATTCCCCACCGTCCTATCTGCTGAGGTGCCTCATCGGGGCAGTCAAAATGGAATCAAGTTAAACATTAATATCACACACGGCTGACAAGTTTTTATTACACCCTTGTGCACTGGAACTGACAGTTGAGATTACACTAAAGCCCGGGGGAGGGAGCACACACAACCCCCTAACAGCCGTGGGGTATAACACTTCTCAACAACTCATCGGCTTATACTAATAAAGTCACAGTCCATGGCACACCAGCAAAAGGGGTGAGGTAGGTAAAGGTACCTGACCGATGGCCACAAGGTCAATGTCCTTCCTGGACCCAGGCTTAAGTGGGGGAATCAACACAGGACAAGGTTGCCTTGGGAGGAGCCTTTGTTAGTGACAGAGGCTGAAGCACACAGCCACAAAGTCAAAAGAAGGCAAGTGTGTCCAGGGtaaaaagttcaaggccaaccagaaCATATAATGGTTTGTCTGAGTCACAGCAAACATGGCCTGGGCTGGCTCCTTCCCATGGCTGGGAAGCCTTTTGTCTATCTGCAGCCTGATTAATCTATTCCTGGAAACAGCTCCCAAGCCAGGCTTCCCCCAAACCCAGGAGCAAAGTCAAGGAAACACTTAGGAGCTCCTTGGCTATTTGTGATTCTTTACCAGCCACTAACTGAATCGGAGTTCAGAGAACTTGGAGGGTGAGTCCCGGAGAGACATAGGTAGAAGGGCTAAGAAAGGAAATGGCTTAGCTTAAAAACAAGAACTGGAGCTGGGCCTGGTAGCACAAGCTGGGAATCAGCTACTCCAGGGATTGAGGCAAGAGGAACTCAAGGCCAATGCTTGCCTGGGATATAAACACAGTGAGTTCAGGGCTAACCTCGGGGAAGCAGAGCCTCCCCCGGGCAGCTCCTGGAGCCAATCAGGCACTTCTCCAAACAGCTCAGGGGCCAGCAACTTAGtcttaaaataaaaggtaaagagAGACAAATGCTGGGACTCTCGCTCAGTGGTACAGTGTTGCCGAGCCTGAGCAAGGTTTAAACCCAGCGCCACACACAGAGAAGGTAGATCGGGCTTCCATTCCCTTATTCCCATAACTGCTTTTCCCCACTCTCTGCCCCCTGGTGATTCCCCAACATTCTTGAGTCCAGGGTTAAGGTGCAAGTCTCTCATACACCCAGTCTTCCTCCCCATGGTGGGTCATGGGTCCCAAAGGAGAGTCTCCTGTTGCCAGGCCTCGGCGGAAGACAATACGGTCGTGGAGGCGGTTGGTTTGGCCTTGCCAAAACTCCATCACTTGGGGGTACAGGATGTAGCCACCCCTGCGGGAAGAAGCAGAAGTTTACTGCTCCTACCCCCCTCTCATCCCAAGCTCTTTTGCAGGACGCTGCTGGGATGCAGCTGAGGGCTTCTCAGAGAAGGCTACCCATCAATTCACAGACAGGGCCCCAGGGTCCCTTTCTGAATGGCCAGCAAGCATAGGTATCGCTTACCAGTATTCTGGCTTGGGTACCTCTTGGTCCTGGTAGAGCTGCCCCAgttcctcatttttctttctcaggtACTATTGaaagaagaagacagaggaagagccAGGCACAGGAAATGATCCACTTAAGGACTTACAAACCTAGGCTCTGGGGCAGGAGCCAGGCCAGGTGTTGGGGACAGAGGTGAGGGATGTAGACCTGGTCACTGGTCAAGAGGAGGGCCAGAAAGAGGAGGCCCGTTTCCCATCANNNNNNNNNNNNNNNNNNNNNNNNNNNNNNNNNNNNNNNNNNNNNNNNNNNNNNNNNNNNNNNNNtttttttttttttggtttttcgagacagggtttctctgtatagctctggctgtcctggaactcactctgtagaccaggcaggcctcgaactcagaaatccacctgcctctgcctcctgagtgctgggattaaaggcgtgtaccaccacgccccgctttttttttttttttcagcatcctTTTTTGATAGTTTGACAAGACCCTGGCATCTCCTGGAGACAGCCTCTGGGGATGAGCTCAGGGCCTGGCTCATGAAGAGGATTATACAGGGGTCCTACATACCTCCCGGTCAGGGATCACAGAACTCTGGCGACTGACCACAGCCCCAATCTGGCTGCTCTTGGGGCGGGAATGGAAGTAGTTCTCGGCCTCCTTCTCTGGGAGTTTCTTCACAGGGCCTTCCACGCGCACCTGTTGGTGGATGAACCTGGCTAGGTGATGCTTGACACCACTAACCCTTTCTGCTAGCACAGGCCCAGTTTTTCTCTGTTCCATCAGCTGCCCCAACACTCCCAGGCCCATCTAGACTGAGAGCTGGGTGAAAGGCAGAGTGGCCAGGCCCAGGCAGAACATGATTCCtacattcatttataaatttacCCCTGCCCACCCAGCCCACCAGAAGTGGTGGTGGGGACGACCACTCACCTGACGGTTCAGGGGCTCCCAGTAGAAGACAAGAGAGGCAAAGGGGTTAGAATcctggaaagaagagaaaagtcatAGGTACTATCGGAACAGGAAATCGGTACCTCCTGCATGTAGGAGGAAGGCAGAAGATGGAGTAGGATACCATCAACAGATGCATTCACTGTTACGTCTCATTTAAACCCTCAAAGGTGAGCCTCCAGTGGCATAGCTGAAGACAGGCCCTCAGGGGCCGAGTAACAGTACTGAATTTTACAAAGCCAGTGGTAGAGCTGGGTGTGAGCCAGGTTAACTCCAGTGTGAGGCTCGGCCTTTCCAATCACCAACATTGTAGTTTTGaatatttctgttcttgtttttgacacagggtcccATTCTGGGCTAACCTGTGCTAATTTGtgctaatcctcctgcctcagcctcctgaatactggagAGGTGTgaactaccacacccagctcactcATGGAGTTTTGACAGTCAATGTGACATGCACTCCGACTGGCTTAACAAATGCATATGAAATGCCAACTCCTGTGTACCTTAGAactggtgctgggaacaaaacagaTGAAATAAAAGTGGCAACCTTTGCTCCACAGAGCTTACAATGTAGCAGGGGAGACAAGTGTCAATCATGTGATCATATAAACAAATGCATGgccagaagcaaaaaaaaattacatatatacatatatatgtgtatatgtatgggacCAGGTGGATGAGACCAGAAGGAACGGGTGCTGCCGGGGTAGCAGATGTGGAGGTGGGTGTGGCTTATTCATTCACAGTGCCCGTgcctggaagcaggagggagCCCGTGCAGGGATGGTGTAAGCCAGGGCTGAGGCTAGCCCTGTTCGTCCTGGAAGGATTCACCCTGACCCTCACCAGCTCTTTTCCCTTCCGGCTCTCGTAGTTAGTGAAGAAGCGGAAGCCGTCTTTGCCAAAGCCCTTCAGCAGCAGCATCCGGGCAGAGGGTTTTCCGTCTCTAGGGGGCACACAGCAGAGCACCAGGTCAGAAGCCAACCCACTGTTCTCACCCGGAGCAGCCCCTCTAGCCATGCCCAGCCACGCCCCAGCCATGCCCAGCCACGCCCCAGCCACGCCCCCCGTATCGAGGCAAATGTCAAAGGTGTAAATCACGTAGACAAATGCATAGACataaactgaaaaggaaagaCGGCAGAGAGTCAAGCTGTGAGCTCCGATGCCATCAAACAGTGCCTTTGGGAACCTGTCCAGGAGGTATAAGTGTGACTCCACTGTCTGGGGGCTCTTTGTGGCTCGATCAGTACCCCCCTTAAGGGATATATGGCACACTGCCCTAACCACTGTGTGACTGTTTTTGGAAGATAAGAGGTTTTAGGAAGGCAATTAAGATTAAATGTAGTCCATGGGGTAGGACTCTCTCTAATCCAGTAAGACTGGTGTCTttgtaagaagagagagagagagtgggggctCTCTCAAAGGTCACATGAAGACACAGTAAGGGGGTGACTATCTTCAGAGGCATCACCAGACACTGCCCCTGACAACCACTTGCTCTCAGACTTCTAGCCTCCAGAAGTGTAAACAGTAAACCCCTGTTGCCCATAGTACTTTGCTCCGACATTGATGCAAACCGTGCAGTGCTGggagagactggaccaccaacacACTGAACTAATGCATCATGCAGAGAAGCAATGGTGGACGGCCCTCTGCGCAGAGCTCTGAGTAACACTGAGGGTGTCAAAGCCCCATcttgtgctttgtgctttagtGAGAAGGGACGAGAGGAGCTGAATAAGGAGGCTGACCTTAGAGATTTCTCACAGGGTATGGCTGCTTGGTAATTCCTATGCTGGGTTTCAAGAGAGGgaattagggggctggagagatggctcagcggttaagagtgaaatcccagcaaccacatggtggctcacaaccatccataatgagatctgatgccctcttctggggtgtctgaagacagctacagtgtacttacatttaataaataaataaatctttaaaaagagggggggggaatAGGGCCTCAGGGGCAGTCCCAGCAGATGTAGCTCCAAAAGGGAAGACAGGGCTTGAGCAGATAGGAGCCTGAGGGAGGCCAAGGGCCATGAGGGGTGAGCAGATAGGAGCCTGAGGGAGACCAAGGGCCGTGAGGGATATACATTAGGGATGGAGAACTGCATAGGAACTGCATTTTATCACTAGAGAGTATTCAGTGATCTGGCTTTGGTTTACCAGTTAAGGACTGGTTTACTGGGGCTCAGAGAAGGCTGGCTTTAATAGTGGAACTGAAGATATAATAATGTTGAGAGCACCTAATTTAGGTCTTCCTAATCTCCATCTGGAACCACCCACACAGAGGCCCCAGGCTGTGTGTACCTGGTGCAGGTAGCCAGACACATAGCATTGGCTTCTCCTATGTCCGGACACTGAACAGCCTCGTCGAACCAGGAAGCAAACTGCTTCATGGGATCCAGAGAGGTCAGATGAGCCTCCTCGAATGCCTAGAATGAACAATGTTTACTCTGTGCCTGGCAATGGGCTGAGATGCTTTTCAAATGTAAATGCATTTAGCCATCATAATGATGaccatgagagaaagaaaaaaacaccaaccaaacaaaacactacCCAGGAAGTAGGTTCTATGTCCATTTACAGATGATGAAACAGGCATAAAATGGCCCAATAAGTCCCTGAGTCTCCTAAGGAGGAAGCGATGAACCAGGGCTGGAGCGTGCTGAAGTTCCTGTGGGTCACCTCATTCTTTTTCATGAAGTAGTTCTAAGGTTTTACAAGAGCCTACATCTCAAGTCAAGCACTCCTGCGGATGTTCACACATAAGCACACTTGGCCACTGTAGCTCTGGATCCCAATCCCAAAACTGATCTCTTGGTCCCTGACCTGAGAGGGGAGAAGATCATGATGAGGGAGGTTAAAACGAAGAGCTTccaggttagcctcgaactcactgtgtagccggACCCTGAACTCTGGATCCACCGTGCCTAGTTCATTTGGTGCCAAAGGTGGAACCCAGAACCTTCATATACACCAGGCAAGACTCCACCAAACTCGGCTCCAAGCCCAGCTTCCGttcctttataattttatatcacGTTTATGACTGTTTTAAGCATTTTACAAATGCCTAAATATAGACTGGTAAAGACCTACCAtgaaacctgacaacctgagttcattccTGGTGACCTACGAcatggtgggaaaaaaaaaaaacctcctgaaAGTTGTCGCCTGtcatacatgtataaacacatgcacactctaaatgtataaaaatgtaaaaaatgagaaaacccccaaacccacagCATCCTTGTGAAGTAGGTATCACCACTTTACAGGTGAATAAACTGAGGCCCAAAGAGCATAAATTGCCCATGGCGAGACAGTCAGAAAAGGGCTGGGTACCAACACAGGTGGGTTCTGAAGTCAAGGGGTCTATGAGTACACGTTAATCCACGGTTCCCCTGAGGCCCTCCCCAGTGGTTGTCTCTGAAACCCACTTCTCCCATCAGGGTGACCCCTAAATCCTGTTGCCTTGTAAGTGGCCCCTGAAAGCACAAGGCGCTCCTCCAACCCTTTGCTAATTTAGGGACACCCCCTTTCCGTTGTCCGGCGGCAGCGGCAGCACCTCTCGGTCCCCGCGGTAACTCTTGCGCATTGGTCCCAGGTCCATGACTGCACCCCGACAGCACAGGTGACGGAGGTAGCCCGTCCACTTCGCAGGTCTCCTGAACGTCACAGTGACGCTCAGCAGTCCGTACGTCATGTAAGCAGTCGGCCACGTGACCCAGCGTCGCCTGGCCCTGGGTTCGGAACCAATTGCTCAGCCTGTGTGTCTAGCCTGGGAAGGAAGAATTTACTAGAGCCCCAGACAAGCTAGTAAGTCCTAAGTTCTCGGAACCAAGGTGCCTAGGATCAACCAATAGCTGTCCAGGACCAGAGCAGGGATCCAGACGCGGAGAGCTTATTGGTTTTAGTTTCCTGAAGCGAGACCAATTAGAGCGGCAATGAAGGAACCCAGCAGCCAATGGGCAGCGCCCCCAGGGGCGGGAGCAGAGAGACAAGGAAATGCTGTCACCGCCGTTTAAGAAGCACGTGGAGGTTTGTTAAAGGTATAGGGACAGCAGCCAAGGCGAGGGCGGGGCGAAGTCTCGGGCTCGAGAGGAGAGGTCCGCGTTAAGTGGCCGGCCAGTGGCGGGCTACTGAAGAAGAACGTCGGGCAGGGATCCCCTCCTGCCGCAGCGGAGGTTGGAAGACTGGGCAAGAAAACATGGTTTGGGGGCCGGACTCGGAAGCAAAGGTGATAGGGACACagggagaggctgagggagaagaTTGTGGCTTGAGAGTAAGGAGAGACTGAAACTGCCTTGTAAACCGCAGGGCAGGTGCTGAGGGTCGTGGTGGTGGGCTCATACTCTGGGGATTGGGGAAGCACTCGGGTCAGAAAGGAGACTTTGAGGTGAGAAGGGAGTCAGCTGaatagaaagaagacagaaatcgGAATCAGGCTACCCCAGAACAGAATGGTCTTCCCTTCTAACTTGTAACCCTTTCCTAAGGCTTGGGCTGGGCTCAGAGCATCCTATACCCAATGCAGTGGAGTTAATACTAGCCACTGCTCTAACAGATGGAGGGGCTGTCCCTTTCCTAAACCTCTTTCAACTTGGttatttcctccttttcctatttcttcttgttgttgttgttgctgtttttatttctttgttgttccTTTCTAGGTAGAGGGAGGCATAGTTTTTGGCAATAGCCAGCCAAGGATACAGGGAACAGGTGCAGCGCCTGCACGCTGACTTCACGTGGTGGATGCCTGGCTGAGAGAGAAGTAGGAAACCCTAACAACGCTTCTTCCAGCTTTGATCTGCCTGGGGGAGCCCGTGGTGGAAGATGACTCTGTAGCCCTGGTGTCTCCCAGCATCCGGAGTGGGAGCCCCAAGAGCCATGTAGACAGGCACCCAGCACTGTGCCAGGTAAGAGACCTTCTTGGCCTGCCTCGGTGTCTGCAGCGGGAACTCATTATCCTGTGTTTACAGCTTGAGCCAGCGCAGTCTGCTCCACAGAAGCAAGAGGAAGCTTGCTGGGAAAAGTGCTGTATGCCTGCCGGTTGTCTCAGCActaaggccagccttggctacatagtaaatgtgaggctagcctagaatttTCGGTGCATTGTCGTTTTCTCCCATGAGCAGGATGGGGGAGTTGTCTGGCTCTTGCAGTGGACTGTAGTAGTTAGTCATCAGCATCCTTTTTAAGGTCCACTCTCTTTTATATTCCCCGGGCTGCTTTTAGTTTGGAGCTAGAGCTTCCTAAGTACTGAGACTTCCAAGACAAGAGCATGAGCTGGGTGTGGCGCCACACAGCTGGAActccagcccttgagaggcagagggaaaggatCATGGGATTAATATCAGCTGCACagccttaaaaaggaaaaaccaaaaaaccaaacaaaacaaaacaaaacaaaaaacaaagccacacAACAACCATGAGATGTGTATTTATATAGCCTAtccattcaataaacatttaccaGGGACTGCCTTTAGGTTAGGTATTGAGCCAGGTCTTACAGTACCAAAGTGAAGGCCATGGCATGGTTCCTGGCCACACTGGCAGGTCTGTGAGCCAGAGAGAGTCGCAGGTGGTTAGCATGGTCCTGATAGGCAAAGGAAAACTGAACCGAAGGGGCCCAATCAGTGCAGAAAGGCGTCCTTGTGGGAGCTGACTGGAGATGGTCGgtcttaaacatttatttatctcatataaatgagtacactatagctgtcttcagacacaccagaacagggtattggatccctgttacagatggttgtgagccagcaggtggttgctgggaattgaactcaggacctctggaagagcagtcagtgctcttaacccctgagccatttctccaacccttgAAGATTGTCTTAAAGGGTATTTGCCAGATGGGCAGTGGAACAGGTGTTTAGGAAGAGGGAAGGTGGCCAGTAAGAGCTGATG
Above is a genomic segment from Mus caroli chromosome 11, CAROLI_EIJ_v1.1, whole genome shotgun sequence containing:
- the Pnpo gene encoding pyridoxine-5'-phosphate oxidase isoform X1; this encodes MTYGLLSVTVTFRRPAKWTGYLRHLCCRGAVMDLGPMRKSYRGDREVTRNELRLSGFMAFEEAHLTSLDPMKQFASWFDEAVQCPDIGEANAMCLATCTRDGKPSARMLLLKGFGKDGFRFFTNYESRKGKELDSNPFASLVFYWEPLNRQVRVEGPVKKLPEKEAENYFHSRPKSSQIGAVVSRQSSVIPDREYLRKKNEELGQLYQDQEVPKPEYWGGYILYPQVMEFWQGQTNRLHDRIVFRRGLATGDSPLGPMTHHGEEDWVYERLAP
- the Pnpo gene encoding pyridoxine-5'-phosphate oxidase isoform X2, coding for MTYGLLSVTVTFRRPAKWTGYLRHLCCRGAVMDLGPMRKSYRGDREAFEEAHLTSLDPMKQFASWFDEAVQCPDIGEANAMCLATCTRDGKPSARMLLLKGFGKDGFRFFTNYESRKGKELDSNPFASLVFYWEPLNRQVRVEGPVKKLPEKEAENYFHSRPKSSQIGAVVSRQSSVIPDREYLRKKNEELGQLYQDQEVPKPEYWGGYILYPQVMEFWQGQTNRLHDRIVFRRGLATGDSPLGPMTHHGEEDWVYERLAP